In Lolium rigidum isolate FL_2022 chromosome 7, APGP_CSIRO_Lrig_0.1, whole genome shotgun sequence, the DNA window TCAAAACACCCTAAAATGCCAAAATTTGGCTCAAAACACCCTAAAATGCCAAATCCTACCAATTTTTCCTAAGtccagggggttttctgcaaaaccccttgtcttctacctcccgccccgcctctcgcccaccccgccatcgctgccgccccgctcccgcctccctcccgcctcgctctcgccgccaacgcgggcggcagccgggcgggagcgggcgatagcgccgggcgcccccgccggcgcccctccctctcgtctcgcccgcctcccgcctctctcccgccccgcgccgggcggtaccgcccccgctctctcccgcgttggcaccagccttatagCCAGTGCGCATCAAAGCACTCCCCAGCCAAGCCCAAAGGAAACGTCCGAATGGACAGATTCCCCAAAGTTAGACCCGAGATAGTACAATTTTGAAATGATGTGCCCACCCATCGCACGACGTCGAGCAGCGCGGGAGACGGGGCTTAACCCTCTGCGCCACGCATGTCACTTCCATCACCACTCCATTGACACACTCTTCTTTCATCATCACGTCCGATCAACCATGCCATGGACgcatcgccgcctcctcccccgACGGTTCCGGCGACCAAGATCGCGTCCCGGCAGGTAGCTATTAGCGCATGTGCTATGTAGGACTACGAGGCATGCACCCTTCTGAGCTCGGAGGTGGTGAGTGACCCGACAATGGTGTCGACTCTTAATTGGACCTCTCCATGGTTGTTGCTTGGGTTCCATCTGCTAGGCTGCATATGGAAAAATTTGATCCGccgccaagcatcgaatctcgatGTTGCGCATACATCAATGCGTTGATGATGGCAGGAGTAGAGAGATGGCTCATCCACCGGGGTTCGACCACGTGTTGATATTCGCTCACCGCCGCTTCGCTCCTTATCACCTCCCCTCGTTTGCTGCTCTTGATGCACCCGCCATGGCGTCCCCTGGACCCGTTGCTCCAATACCTCGTGCTCCTGCACCAGCAACTCCATCGTCGGTGACACCCGCACTAGTGGCAACCCTCCCCCTCCGGCTCCTCGCcctgttgtaagtactcaaaaccCCTTTTTGATTTGGGTGGTTAGGGGCTTTTAGGGGTTTCATAGATCCGTGCTATGTTTCTCTAACTCGTTGATTAGAGCTTCAGGTAGTCCATTGAAGCGTAAATATGTAGGCTTATATGTTGATTAGGTCACCGACATttaatatgcatgaatgcatgcgaACTGCTCGCAACCAGAGCACTAGCATAGTGATCACCGGCATTGACATGCACGACCATGCAAATGAGCGGTCTGCGCGCACAGCCGTGGAGTGGTGATCACCGGCAGTGCATGCCAATGGAGTAGTAGTCATGTTGCATGGGATGCACCATTGCATCTGATCCTAAACTTAAGTACCATGTTAGTTTTTAATTGTGCTTGTTAGCGCCTGCTTTAGTTATGTTGCTGCTTTGAAAGTCCATGATTGTGCTATCGTAAACCCACCATTTTGGAAAGTGATGAACACATCTCATTGTGGGTGTCTCCATGGTAAGTTTGGCGACAAACAAACAACACTTATCCAGAAACTGAAACTATAGGCAGCCAATCAACTAGGCCTCTACATTTGCCCGGGCAACCAAATGAAGTCCATTTGGGCCCGTGACCATCCAGGAACTTCAAATTTGGTCGCCCCAAGATCATGGTCGGACTTCCCGTTGACCTGGCTAGACTGCATGGGGCAAAAGGAAAGCCCCCCGAAATTTTCTCTGTTTCCTCTAAACGCACAGCACACCTGTCTCCTCCTACAAATACGCTACACCCTGTCTCCCTAGCGCAAACCAAACTCACctgtctccctcctcctcctctgcaccGGTCATGGCGGAGTCGCCGGAGTTCTACCGCCGTCCTAGCCGCGCTGCCTCCTCGCCATCCAAGGAGTACCAACagcggacgacgacggcgaccgcTACTTGCTGCCGTACCCCCAAGGACGCCGTGATCAGCTGCCTCGGCGGCACACCAACCTGCCCTCCGGCGCCTGGAAAGCCGCCTGCCTGCCGGAAGCTCTTCTTGGACGCCATCATGGTTGGCTTGGTCGACCTGGATGGCATCCTCCGGCCGGCTACCGGCCCGTCTAGGTACAACAAGCGGCGGCGGCCAAACCTAAGCGATCCAGCGTCCCAGTAGCAGTTGATTTGAGTGCTTAGCAGCACTGGTTAAAATTTCTCGTTAAGATGTATCGTCATTCTTTGTGGGAGTACCTACACACGCGCCCCCTGTAATCATTCATCGTAAGAGGATCATTTAGATGTTTGTGCCCTTGCATTTCTTCAATGAGTTAGAGCACCACATATCGGCCCGCAAGATTAGGCTGGTATGCAATTTTGAGGTGCGTTTTGAGCACACCGTATCCGTGGTCTGACACGTAAAAATTATCGAGGGCCTTAGTTTCAAACCGCCTCAGCTGGTATATATCCAAGCCGGAGCAACCAACGCAGGTTGAAACCCTCGtactcttccaccggttcctgtccCCTTTCGCCGCACCGGTCACCCAAATTCTAGCGTCGACAAGCGCCCTCGACAGATTCGCAGCGCCGCAGCGCCATGATGTCAAGGAGGGTGTCAAACGGACGGTGCCGCCCGCAACGACAACGACAAGCCGAAGAAgatccgcgccgatccggcgcgCCTCCATGGCTCCTACCGCTACACCAAGTACGGTCTGTCGCTGCCACCTCGTGCAACACTGCATCTGCCTCCAGCAGCATTGCATTTGCCTCCACCTCAAGCTCATGCGCCTCCAGCAGCATTGCATTTGCCTCCACCTCAAGCTCATGCGCCCCGGTGGTGAAGATGGAGGTGGAAGACAACGTCGAGGACGCGATGCCGAGGTTTGCTCCCATCAACCATGCTGAGGAGTGAGGATGCAGACCTCAAGAAGGTCACCACACAGCTCGAGTAGAAGGGCACCGGGTTCGCTCCcggcgacttcatcaacgacacacACCTCCCCACCGCCGTCGCGTTGGTCCAGCAGAAGTGGAACCATATCTTCAGATAATACTGAAAACCAACATTGCCAGCTCCTGTTTCAAACAGAAAAAACAGACCACATTTCCCAGCCAACAGAAACATTTGAAACAGAAAAACCAACCACATTTCCAAGCCAACATAGACATTTGAAACTGGGACGACACGGATTGTATCATTGACTACAATATCAAATGTAGAAGTCAGGCAGATACACATTACAGTGACATATATGATAGCAGTCCTGTTCGGTGGAGTAGACAGAGTTCATGGCAGAGTAAAAAACTAACGGCACATGAGAACAGAACAACAATGGCAGTAGAGGTTCTGGTCGGATTATTATTACGACGATGATTCTAAGGCGTAACATCACATCAGCTAACACATCCTTCCCTTCCAAACATCCGGGGGCTGTGTTTGGGTTACtgggccttgccttccgcggccatcTCAATCCCAGATGCTCCCATGCCTTCGGATGGTTTCACGGCGCTGtaaggagctttgctcacgaccctGCATCGTAGGATCATTTAATCAGTTTGAGCCAGCAGAAGAAAGGATAACTGAAACTTGTTACAGCTACAAATGTAAGACGACCGAGAACAGGTACAGAAATAAGACTACTGCTGAGATTTATAACTCATATGTTCTGTTCCTTTTCTGTACAACATGCAGAGATGATATCTTTAGCCGTTCAGCATCCTCATGGGCAATCGTTGTCCTAAGTAATAACGGATGACGCAAAATTTAACTAAAGGTATTCTCCTTACGGATTCTGAAGGGTGATTAAACGCAGAATTCACTTCAATACAAAGACAAAAAACATGCAATATCAAAAGCATGAAGGAAACCCATTGATTTTTCCCATAACTCATGTCAAAATACAGTAATAATCATATGCTCCAACGCTACAAGCTCCAATGCTAAATATTATATGGAACAATGGTCTGTGGTGATGCAACCATAAACATATCTTACATATATCATTAGTTTATCTTTGACTAAAACTAAAGAAAATGCTTGCTGTCTTGCAAGTCCATTTTCGATTAATCATGCATATCTTTTTTTATCACATGATCATGGAGCGCTTGACTGGAAATCATGCAAATCAAAGTTCTCATGTTAGAACACTTGCAAATAGAACAATTATCCAGATAGAGCTAGAAGGTTAAATTGATTAATTTTACATGATAATGAAGGGGGCAGTAGTAAAAGACTTAGTTTTCAACTTTTCATGACTTGGCCTCATACAAATGCATTTCTGAATGATCTGGTACACCATAAACAACATGTGGAAACATAAACCTACAAACGTAAGGAGGGATAATACTAATAATACACCCTAGATAATCGTAGtgctacttcaactcttcattcaTGCTGACCTGTCACGACGCTTCTCCAGGAAGCGCGCAAGGGAGTGCCTCCTGGCAATGGGGAGATCTGCAAAGTGGGTAAATTTGTTTTTACGTAAGATATCAGATGACATCAAGAAGGATTAAAATAAATATCCCACTTCTAACTTCATAATAAGATTTAGTGGCTTTACCAGCCTGAAGCTTGCAAATAGAGCTAGGATCTGCAAGAGCCTGAAGTTGTCCAGTTGCTACAGAAGTGCTCTGCAGTGAGGGTGACCGTGTAAGCACAGGAGAGACTGCAGCATTGGTCAGCGGCATTGCTAGAGGCTTAACAGCATTAGTGCTGTTGCTCTTTGTggcggcagcagctgctgctgcaaTGAGCATGATGGCTTGAGCCTGTTGATGCCAATGACACAGGTAGCACATTAGCATACAGTTTGAACAATTAGCCCAAGAGCATGATATATCTAGCAAGTCTAAATACTACCTTCTCCGGAGTCACTGAGTCAAACACACATACTGATCCACCATAAAAAATGGTAAGCTGCGTAGGATTAGCAGTGGGGGCCGACATTGGGAACATTCCAGGCCTAATAATCAAAAGCAGAAGTAGTAAGAATATGCAATAGAAAAGTAAATTAAATCACATAACTTCATGAATGTAGTGCAAATTTAGCAGGCACATCCCACATTGCGCTCGGCAAGTTGTATAGACAGAAATAAATGGCAGTAAAGGGAAACGGACAATGTGAAAATTTGAGGCCAAGTTAGTTAACTCTGACACAGAATGTTTGGTTAATATATAATGTACTAACCCCCAGTGCCATATTGCCATCTTTTTAGTTGTAGTGAATTAATGGCAAAGATCAAATGTGGAAACAACATTATTATGCACTACATCTGTAAGGAGGCATCTATTTCTAGAAGTAATTGTTACTATATTCAATGGATCCTTATGCAGTGAAAACTTGGGTGCAACTATGGCACAGAAAGACAAACCAAAGTCAAAGAAAAACCAAAACAAATTCTAGATATAATTCATGAGTTACAGTAACTATGTACAAACTTTAAAGTTCAAAACCATTTAAGGTTGAGAGTAACAGAATGAGCATATTCTAAAAACTAACTCTTAATTAGGTAGATTTTTTTGAAGTACATCCATAATTGGTCATTCTGGGTCTAACAGCATATGTACTGCGTGATGTGTGATCAAACAACAGCACACTATGATTGGAATTGTGGTCCACTCTGAAGAATTCAAGACGTGGTGGACGGGAATGTGCCGCCTACTGTCCAATTACTTGTCTgactagttcaaaggttgtccaagGTGGATGGACCCACGTAACTTTTGTTTCATCCTAAGCACTGGGCCTAGCAAATTATATGCAATGGATTTCATTGTTTTTTCTTAGCGTTATCTAAAAACAAGTAATAACATATCCAAATTCCTGAAAATATTACACGTATATATTCAGGAAATTGCGGAATAGACTGACACGTTTTTAGTGTCATTGACAATTTCAACTCATTGATACAGAACAATAAAGGGTCCATCGTTTTAGAGCAGCCAAGCGCATAACCAATTAATTGAGTCTAAACCAATGACAGATAAACAATAGACAAACCATACAAGAAAAACGTTACATGATGCTCTGGACAAATCAAATTAGTGTGCCATACATATGGTGAATCTCTGAGTAATTCACAGCACTGCAGCCGACAAATATGCCGAAAAGCGTGGAACAAATATCAAGAATTTGGAAACTGTCCCATTGGCACGCTTGCAACACAGGAGGATTGGCAAAAAGGGGTGTTTTAACATGCAGGAGATTTCCGATGAAGGACTAGTTTTGTGACTAGGTGGTGAAAGACTACTGGCCCTGggaaccaaacaggccctaaGTCGCTGGTCCCCAGCTTCACAACTGGCCCTGAAGTAAATATGTGGGGAAGGCTGCCTGTTTTTTGGTTCGTTTTTGCAAATATTCCCTTCATATGCCGCATGTTTATGAAAGTTATATGGTCGCTGACCTCAACTTTAATCAGATCTACGCCTTCTCTCATGTTCCTCAAAAAAGGGTGGCCCGAGGTGTATATCACAAAGAACAATGTGACTTAAAAGAGTTCCCTCAACTACGAACCTAACTGAGCAGTTGAACAACCAAAAACTTTTCATACGAGAAATGGTAGAACAAGAAGAAACTGAATCGGTGACGGGGGAAAGTGCTGCTTGGATCTGTGCCCTTCTTCCGTCAAAAAGAATTCTTTCATTCAGTCAAAAAGATCTGTGCCCGTCATAACAAAAATTCTTCTACAGCCGTAAGCTTACTTAGTAAACTTATAAGAGAAAAATGGTCGAAATGTTTATCACCAAGAGCAACAAAAGAATTTGTTTTTCATAAAACTAAATCAACCATGAAGGACAGGGACAGGCAACGCCAGATTTTCCGGCAAACCAGACGTCCTCCCAGCATCCGGATAAGAACACGTGCCTTTTAAGTTGCGCCATAATTTTAACATAGTCAAGGCAGGCCAGCAAGTGGAGTAAAAGGTTATTTTCTCCAAGAACAGGAGACTAAAGTTGGGAGGGAGGATCAACAGCAATGACAGAAGAACACGCATTCCTGAACCCGCACTCCCCGCACGCCACCCAACCGACAGCCACCGCACCAATTTCGGTTCTCCGGGGCTGCAGCAGGGGCTGTTCCACGAAAGCACCGAACCTCGAGGTGTCAAGCGTGAAAGCGCGTCAACAGGAACAGAGAAAGCGAGAGAGGAAACAAGAAGAACACCACCATAGACACAGATAATCCGGCAAAATCACACCGACATACGCAGAATCCTCGAAGGATCTTCCATGGTTTCTTGGAGCGAGAAGGGAATAGAAGGGGATACCTGCTACTGCCGTTGGCGAGGGGAGGTCTTGTGAGTCCTTGTCCTTGCTGGGCCTCCTTC includes these proteins:
- the LOC124675605 gene encoding protein TIFY 3-like, which translates into the protein MFPMSAPTANPTQLTIFYGGSVCVFDSVTPEKAQAIMLIAAAAAAATKSNSTNAVKPLAMPLTNAAVSPVLTRSPSLQSTSVATGQLQALADPSSICKLQADLPIARRHSLARFLEKRRDRVVSKAPYSAVKPSEGMGASGIEMAAEGKAQ